One Candidatus Dependentiae bacterium genomic region harbors:
- a CDS encoding DnaJ domain-containing protein, translating into MNKRYKILLKMALLSVLVVGSSFCFLRAMQFNPFAAVQKQVKNEGLSERERIEEDIKILQALENDVSKLKGGIANISQKSMVSGKKLYTLDWASLEPGETVADTVQIIKNKMAELKNRLENLSVEEKPASSAAVADVGISSQVNQEVLSKIKQSNSVPKADVDPSKIDSKIDSKNDRLASLTKDRPSFSGRSKPTRKPRKNAAGEKVVLQAEIASAPPAEVVEVAQPAPVDVAAPQNEPQRRPQENLGVKKIASPLDSILGAIEKGVMVALNGVPQNIKNSVRDKFAWLDKSVRDLFAADKRRPKGIVIVNDGFGRPMFEITRDKIDQSIRKVVLLGIMEHFGYKQPLAAGGYLFVDRLQEILKGMRYAADDGGTLKLAYWLDCEEGDPRAEEIMSKLIADYKIHLMPEGMMISEVITLFTAIQKNEKLRNAINEVKFEVTDCDDESVKNEQYPYPKMVIYPASGKDKAQFVLNEIFRIFGQRKGLDVTPRFNAKITSLIYYAQGNGDEKTEENENFFESDKVVYNATITGSSAGPRGYYLENPAARRRPPVQQGSKLQGGVPASTVEVPQTIPGAEAEPARKPRIGFSEVGEDQGLVDQKNASVSQDKQKIDLSIVALKNVEKFDARENYYDILGVARNASSSDIAKAYRKLSLTAHPDKGGDSSIFNRIKKAYDILSNVDEREAYDQLFAATPAQREQATNALNNLMQNLQDEKNKDLDAQINEVRHVLTLPLQNESKKELRVLLKELESIKQLQDFNTALNTTLNTAIEKLDVNTIKQTINRNQEFVNTTGLTFGYTPLIAIIAKKDLSEGDREKQRAIFKYLLSVSGIDVHKMSDEKDPKNNRNALDAVLLKVSTSKNNKVLNDHYRKMAKNLIDLGVKLKKFATQPQAQEILQELSARESNREATQRIEAAQLAEEQEKAAQEEAARIAQLRAEEEAARLAQLKAEQEVAQKAEAARIAQLMAQEAQRLVDEKAAQKAKTDKDFEATFQGKGLHEEGAAGKMVEQLKDKMEIFKQQKEADILAKKERQAEQKVARIAQLKAEQEVAQRAEAARIAQLKAEEEALRLAEEARLAEEARLVAENKKSEAAAKVERLKKKLNLSGTIYEKMQKLEETNKLTQENQRAEAARIAQLKAQEEAQRLVDEKAARKSKKAQINKQFAATFHGKGLHQEGAVQKMMGQFKDKMETFRQSTINDDLERCVEKIQKHQAKLDQLYNRKKVLKQEHSQTLQSIEQLEARIKNLRKKIKSGDEQLRKASSIAVAA; encoded by the coding sequence GTGAATAAACGTTATAAAATATTACTAAAAATGGCTTTACTATCTGTTCTTGTGGTGGGTAGTTCATTTTGTTTTTTAAGAGCTATGCAATTCAATCCATTTGCAGCTGTTCAAAAGCAAGTAAAGAATGAAGGACTTTCTGAGCGAGAAAGAATTGAAGAAGACATAAAGATACTTCAAGCACTTGAAAATGATGTTTCAAAGCTCAAAGGGGGCATTGCTAATATATCACAAAAGAGTATGGTGAGCGGTAAAAAGCTTTACACGCTCGATTGGGCAAGTCTTGAGCCGGGTGAAACGGTTGCTGATACTGTGCAGATCATTAAAAATAAAATGGCAGAACTAAAAAATAGGCTTGAAAATTTATCTGTCGAAGAAAAGCCAGCAAGCTCTGCTGCGGTTGCAGATGTAGGCATCTCAAGTCAAGTTAATCAAGAGGTTTTGAGTAAAATTAAACAATCAAACTCTGTTCCAAAAGCAGATGTTGACCCTTCAAAAATAGATTCAAAAATAGATTCAAAAAACGATCGATTAGCTTCCTTAACTAAGGATAGGCCGAGTTTTTCAGGAAGAAGTAAGCCAACTAGAAAACCAAGAAAAAATGCTGCTGGGGAAAAAGTAGTTTTACAAGCAGAAATTGCTTCTGCACCACCTGCAGAGGTAGTTGAGGTAGCTCAGCCAGCGCCGGTTGATGTTGCTGCACCTCAAAATGAGCCACAGCGACGCCCACAAGAAAATCTTGGAGTTAAAAAAATAGCTAGTCCGCTGGATTCAATTCTTGGTGCTATAGAAAAAGGTGTTATGGTTGCGCTGAATGGAGTTCCGCAAAATATTAAAAATTCAGTAAGAGATAAATTTGCTTGGCTTGATAAAAGTGTTAGGGATCTATTTGCAGCTGATAAGAGAAGACCCAAGGGCATTGTTATTGTAAATGATGGATTTGGTCGGCCAATGTTTGAGATAACTAGAGATAAAATTGATCAGTCAATTAGAAAAGTTGTTTTACTTGGAATAATGGAACATTTCGGATACAAGCAGCCTCTAGCTGCTGGCGGATATTTATTTGTAGATCGCCTACAGGAAATTTTGAAAGGAATGCGTTATGCCGCTGATGATGGCGGAACTTTAAAATTAGCATATTGGTTAGATTGTGAAGAGGGTGATCCTAGAGCTGAAGAGATTATGAGCAAACTTATTGCTGATTACAAGATTCACCTTATGCCTGAAGGAATGATGATTTCTGAAGTCATTACACTTTTCACCGCTATTCAAAAAAATGAAAAGCTAAGAAATGCTATTAATGAGGTAAAGTTTGAGGTTACAGATTGCGATGATGAGTCAGTAAAAAATGAACAATATCCATACCCTAAGATGGTTATTTATCCGGCAAGTGGTAAGGACAAAGCTCAATTTGTTCTCAATGAGATTTTTCGCATTTTCGGTCAGCGTAAAGGGTTGGATGTAACTCCTCGATTCAATGCCAAAATAACAAGCTTAATTTATTATGCTCAAGGAAACGGGGATGAGAAAACAGAAGAGAATGAAAATTTCTTTGAATCAGATAAGGTTGTCTACAACGCAACAATAACGGGGAGCAGCGCGGGACCAAGAGGTTACTATTTAGAGAACCCTGCGGCTCGGAGAAGGCCTCCAGTTCAACAAGGAAGTAAGCTTCAAGGTGGTGTGCCTGCAAGTACCGTTGAAGTACCACAAACAATACCAGGAGCTGAGGCTGAACCAGCCAGAAAGCCAAGAATAGGTTTCTCTGAAGTTGGTGAGGATCAAGGTTTAGTAGATCAAAAAAATGCCTCTGTATCTCAAGACAAGCAAAAAATTGATCTGAGTATTGTTGCACTTAAAAATGTTGAAAAATTTGATGCTCGTGAAAATTACTATGACATTCTTGGGGTTGCTCGCAATGCTTCTTCTTCTGATATCGCAAAAGCCTACCGTAAACTTTCATTAACAGCTCATCCAGATAAGGGAGGAGATTCAAGTATATTTAATCGCATCAAGAAAGCGTATGATATTCTTTCAAATGTTGATGAACGTGAGGCATACGATCAATTGTTCGCAGCAACTCCAGCGCAGAGAGAACAGGCGACAAATGCTTTGAATAATCTTATGCAAAATTTGCAGGACGAAAAAAATAAAGATTTAGATGCACAAATTAATGAAGTAAGGCATGTTTTAACTTTGCCTCTTCAAAATGAGTCAAAAAAAGAGCTGCGTGTTCTTCTGAAAGAATTAGAATCTATAAAGCAGCTTCAAGATTTCAATACTGCACTTAATACTACACTTAATACTGCAATTGAAAAACTTGATGTTAACACAATAAAGCAAACAATTAATAGAAACCAAGAGTTTGTTAATACAACAGGATTAACGTTTGGCTACACACCACTCATAGCGATAATTGCTAAAAAAGATCTATCAGAAGGTGATAGAGAGAAGCAGAGAGCAATATTCAAATATTTACTTTCTGTAAGTGGCATTGATGTGCATAAAATGAGTGACGAAAAAGATCCAAAGAATAATCGAAATGCTCTTGACGCAGTATTGCTTAAAGTCAGCACATCTAAAAATAATAAAGTATTGAATGATCACTATAGAAAAATGGCAAAAAACCTGATTGATCTTGGTGTAAAACTTAAAAAATTTGCTACTCAACCTCAAGCTCAAGAAATCCTACAAGAGCTTAGTGCTAGAGAGTCTAACAGAGAAGCTACTCAGAGAATTGAGGCTGCTCAGTTAGCTGAAGAGCAGGAAAAGGCTGCGCAAGAAGAAGCAGCTCGCATTGCTCAGTTGAGAGCTGAAGAAGAAGCTGCTCGATTGGCTCAGTTGAAAGCTGAACAAGAAGTTGCTCAAAAAGCTGAAGCTGCTCGTATAGCTCAATTGATGGCACAAGAAGCTCAGCGATTAGTCGATGAAAAAGCTGCACAAAAAGCTAAAACTGATAAAGATTTTGAGGCAACTTTCCAGGGGAAAGGACTTCATGAAGAAGGTGCGGCTGGCAAAATGGTAGAGCAGTTAAAAGATAAGATGGAAATATTTAAGCAGCAGAAAGAAGCAGATATTTTGGCTAAAAAAGAGCGACAAGCTGAACAGAAAGTGGCTCGCATTGCTCAGTTGAAAGCTGAACAAGAAGTTGCTCAAAGAGCTGAAGCTGCTCGTATTGCTCAGTTGAAAGCTGAAGAAGAAGCTCTTCGATTGGCCGAGGAGGCTCGATTAGCAGAAGAAGCTCGATTAGTTGCAGAAAATAAAAAATCTGAAGCAGCGGCTAAGGTTGAAAGACTTAAGAAAAAGCTCAATCTCTCTGGAACAATATATGAAAAGATGCAAAAACTTGAAGAGACAAATAAGCTTACTCAGGAGAATCAAAGAGCTGAAGCAGCTCGTATAGCTCAATTGAAGGCACAAGAAGAGGCTCAGCGATTAGTTGATGAGAAAGCTGCACGCAAGTCCAAAAAGGCTCAAATTAATAAACAGTTTGCAGCGACTTTTCATGGAAAAGGACTTCATCAAGAAGGTGCTGTTCAAAAAATGATGGGACAATTCAAGGACAAAATGGAAACATTTAGGCAGAGCACTATTAACGATGACCTTGAGCGTTGTGTTGAAAAGATTCAAAAACATCAAGCGAAGCTGGATCAGCTTTATAATCGTAAGAAAGTACTGAAGCAAGAACATAGTCAGACACTTCAGAGCATTGAACAGCTCGAAGCTCGTATTAAGAATTTGCGCAAAAAAATAAAATCAGGCGACGAACAGCTTAGGAAAGCTTCATCGATAGCTGTCGCAGCATAA
- a CDS encoding chloramphenicol phosphotransferase, with product MTLRFIMPILLFLFAGCSHLSKSTATQGTVIILNGTSGVGKSTIQKKLQDLFEKPHLKVGIDNLFVGVLPEKYLNGTAPHPEAIWTTSMTNTPDGKPIFTLTFGPDGRKMIAGMHATIAAYAQTGNNVIVDYILYDPSWLPELLTALKGIRVYFIGINASLDTVEQREKDRATSPQGHARSIYDTVHTGCTYDLFIDTTDITPNQAAIQIKEFIDKNPTPQAFKNLNV from the coding sequence ATGACGCTACGGTTTATTATGCCGATACTCTTGTTCCTGTTTGCAGGCTGCTCACACTTATCCAAGTCAACTGCGACTCAAGGAACGGTGATTATCCTGAACGGGACATCCGGTGTTGGAAAGTCGACTATTCAAAAAAAGCTTCAAGATCTTTTTGAAAAACCACATCTAAAAGTTGGTATTGATAACCTCTTTGTTGGTGTTTTACCCGAAAAATACTTAAACGGAACGGCGCCTCACCCAGAAGCCATATGGACAACTTCAATGACAAACACACCCGACGGCAAGCCAATCTTCACCCTTACCTTTGGTCCTGATGGCCGCAAGATGATTGCCGGAATGCATGCCACCATTGCTGCTTATGCACAAACAGGCAACAACGTGATTGTCGACTATATTTTGTATGACCCATCGTGGTTACCAGAACTTCTGACTGCACTCAAGGGCATACGTGTCTATTTTATTGGAATAAACGCGTCGCTTGATACGGTTGAACAGCGTGAAAAAGATCGGGCAACCTCGCCACAAGGACATGCGCGTAGCATTTATGACACGGTACATACCGGCTGCACGTACGACCTATTTATCGATACAACAGATATAACCCCCAATCAAGCAGCAATACAGATCAAAGAATTTATAGACAAAAACCCAACGCCTCAAGCGTTTAAAAACTTAAACGTTTAA
- a CDS encoding ABC transporter ATP-binding protein encodes MNNILLEIKNVKKRFGEKEALKGVSLTLYEGEVVSLLGVNGAGKTTLSSIIATLKPPTEGDLVFQGKSIYDGDNITTYRKALGYCPQRPNLNAMLSLEDNLRFAGRYYRMTEEAIEQRISELSQKLGLSEFLKARSPVLSGGYKQRFMIARSLMHNPKLVILDEPTVALDPHVRHQLWEQIRGMKDLGITVLLTTHYIDEAEFLSDRVCVLDKGSVQLIDTPDNLMSTFAKSRLEDVFLQLMQENDAQKQ; translated from the coding sequence ATGAACAACATTTTACTAGAAATCAAAAACGTCAAAAAACGTTTTGGTGAAAAAGAAGCGCTTAAAGGTGTTTCACTCACACTGTATGAAGGTGAAGTGGTCAGCCTGCTCGGTGTTAATGGTGCTGGGAAAACAACACTGTCTTCTATTATCGCAACGCTTAAACCACCAACAGAGGGTGATCTTGTATTTCAAGGCAAATCGATTTATGACGGCGATAACATAACCACCTATCGAAAAGCATTGGGATATTGCCCGCAACGCCCAAATCTCAACGCAATGCTCAGCTTAGAAGATAACTTACGCTTTGCAGGACGTTATTACCGCATGACTGAAGAAGCAATTGAGCAACGCATCAGTGAATTAAGCCAAAAACTTGGGCTCAGCGAATTTTTAAAAGCACGATCACCAGTTCTTTCTGGTGGCTACAAACAACGCTTTATGATTGCACGCAGCCTCATGCATAACCCCAAGCTTGTTATCTTGGACGAACCGACCGTTGCACTTGACCCGCACGTTCGACACCAACTTTGGGAACAAATTCGTGGCATGAAAGATTTAGGCATCACTGTTTTACTGACAACGCATTACATTGACGAAGCTGAATTTTTATCCGATCGCGTATGCGTGCTTGATAAAGGGTCAGTACAACTTATCGATACACCAGATAATTTAATGAGCACTTTTGCAAAGAGTCGACTTGAAGATGTTTTTTTGCAACTCATGCAAGAAAACGATGCTCAGAAACAATAA